From the genome of Pseudoxanthomonas sp.:
ACGCCTGCGGCAGCGCTGATGCAGGTGTCATAGGGCGGTCTTAGCACGGGAGTCGCTCCTGAAGGTGGTGAAGACGCGGAGGTATCAAGTCCCTGGGAGGATTGGGCGCTTGCCGGTTGCGGGCCGGTCGTGAGCGCGTCATCCGCAGGCGAAGCCGAAACTGGGGTGGATGTAGGCGCCGCGGTGCCTGCCGAGGTGGAGGCGGTCGCTGGTGCGGGTGACTGGCCGTTGCAGGCCGAAGTCAGTCCACAGAGGGCCAGCAGGCATGAAGCAGAAAAAACCTTGACGGTAGCCACTGTCGAAATTCGCCTTGTCGTAATGCAGATAAGGGAAGCAGTTCTCAACGACCTTCGAAGCCCTGTCCAACGGGCCCGCCGTGCTGCGATGTCCCCGCTTCCCACCCAGACAATAACCTGTTGACCCTTGGCCGTTCCGCTCAGTCGGTCACCAGATCGGCAAGCCGCAGTGCGGCGATCTTCTCGATCTGCTGCAGGCACTCGGCGATCTCGACCTCGCTCGCATGGTCCACGCGCGCGCGCAGTGCGGCGATGATGCTGGCCCGGGTATGGCCACGCACGGCCAGGATGAAGGGAAAGCCGTGGCGCTGGTGATAGGCGCGGTTCAAGCCGACCAGCTCGGCATATTCGTCCGGGCTGCACTGGTCCAGGCCGGCACCGCGCTGTTC
Proteins encoded in this window:
- a CDS encoding lysozyme inhibitor LprI family protein, yielding MATVKVFSASCLLALCGLTSACNGQSPAPATASTSAGTAAPTSTPVSASPADDALTTGPQPASAQSSQGLDTSASSPPSGATPVLRPPYDTCISAAAGVTPEMQDCIATEYAYQDGRLNKAYKALMAKLDEAEKNTLRDQQRKWIVERDEKCFYDPDSGQAGRVDAAQCSLELTANRADALEAR